A genome region from Baekduia alba includes the following:
- a CDS encoding lysylphosphatidylglycerol synthase transmembrane domain-containing protein, which yields MSAAVAAMIFAGVGGFFDAAGQFFSNLADIRWGALVLGLLCFGTYLTIRSRAFYNVLRAAYPTEQIEFKRIWGAYIAAYGFNNVVPARGGDVIKLFLVKTSIPNSTYSAIAAAFCVEFGFDLSMGAFILLFAFTQGVFPKPPDFSKLHAFDLSFFASHPRFLLFLLTAIAIAGLVSFALLSTKVKAFWARVRQGLTIIFDRPRYFREVWLVQFGGWCFRFAAFWFLLDAFHIGGSVKNVLLVLGVNAVAAVVPFTPGGAGVQQAFLVKVFAGTAAGATVAAYSVGQQIAIAAFSLAVGFFALVTVFKFRSFKEVIAAGREHREAEKARSQDPVGSGLQ from the coding sequence TGATCTTCGCCGGCGTCGGCGGCTTCTTCGACGCGGCCGGCCAGTTCTTCAGCAACCTCGCCGACATCCGCTGGGGCGCCCTCGTGCTCGGGCTGCTCTGCTTCGGCACCTACCTCACGATCCGCTCGCGCGCCTTCTACAACGTGCTGCGCGCCGCGTACCCGACCGAGCAGATCGAGTTCAAGCGGATCTGGGGCGCGTACATCGCGGCGTACGGCTTCAACAACGTCGTGCCGGCGCGCGGCGGCGACGTCATCAAGCTCTTCCTGGTCAAGACGTCGATCCCGAACTCGACCTACTCCGCGATCGCCGCGGCGTTCTGCGTGGAGTTCGGCTTCGACCTGTCGATGGGCGCGTTCATCCTGCTCTTCGCGTTCACCCAGGGCGTCTTCCCCAAGCCCCCGGACTTCTCGAAGCTGCACGCGTTCGACCTCAGCTTCTTCGCGTCGCACCCGCGCTTCCTGCTGTTCCTGCTCACGGCGATCGCGATCGCCGGGCTGGTGAGCTTCGCGCTGCTGTCGACCAAGGTGAAGGCCTTCTGGGCGCGCGTGCGCCAGGGGTTGACCATCATCTTCGACCGGCCCCGCTACTTCCGCGAGGTGTGGCTGGTGCAGTTCGGCGGCTGGTGCTTCCGCTTCGCCGCGTTCTGGTTCCTGCTCGACGCGTTCCACATCGGCGGCTCGGTCAAGAACGTGCTGCTGGTCCTGGGCGTCAACGCGGTCGCGGCGGTCGTGCCGTTCACCCCGGGCGGCGCCGGCGTCCAGCAGGCGTTCCTGGTCAAGGTCTTCGCCGGCACCGCGGCGGGGGCGACGGTCGCGGCGTACTCCGTCGGCCAGCAGATCGCGATCGCGGCGTTCTCCCTCGCGGTCGGCTTCTTCGCGCTGGTGACCGTCTTCAAGTTCCGCTCCTTCAAGGAGGTCATCGCGGCCGGACGCGAGCACCGCGAGGCCGAGAAGGCACGCAGCCAGGACCCGGTCGGCAGCGGGCTACAGTAG
- a CDS encoding GNAT family N-acetyltransferase, translated as MIVRDVILRDGSALRLRSPRPEDEEAIRAFFEALTFESRYLRFHGAGRSDLISRDYANADGDARVPLLAHLGDRVVAVAGYDRLNEPDAAEVAFAVSEDQQGRGLATSMLQQLADVAATRGITRFDAEVMGENRPMLHVFGNAGFGVRRGSTGGIVHLALDLRPTVTLAERIDDRTHAATVASLRALLSPASIAVVGASAREGSVGGAIFRGIVEGGYRGVATPVHPDRGVVGSTRAVASLGDLEEPAELAVVAVAAGEVLGVAREAAAAGVRALLVVSTGFADTDEPEGVAREEALLAEVRAHGLRLVGPNALGVVNTDPSLRLQALIGRVPLRAGGLGLSSQSGALGLALLGHAAARRMGVSSFLALGNRADVSTNDVLEHFADDDRTTVVAFYVESFGNPRRFSQVARRVSRRKPILAVKGSRPRDDGAAPGRLRIANALTDAALTEALFAQAGVLRVESTQTLFDAAELLERQPLPAGRCLGIVTNSGGLGTVAADAAAARGLSLAKVADTTRERLAAALPHADRLGNPIDLGVRAGTADERLAVEALLDDDGVDAVLVVHVGLGGDDPEERLAALEDAVAGGEAKKPVVACVVGGDGRLPERETRRVPNYRFPEAAVRALAIAADRRAWLGRRLGQSPALDGFDAAAAQEVAARAGEGWLDGDGTVALLAAAGLTLAEPGGEETAVAVLIGAVNDAEFGPVVGVAPGGGLGWAGPIPGDAAFRLAPLTDVDAEELVERPPAVRAALAADTYDMAALRDVILRLGALADAVPELAEAELDPVLVSAAGVTLGGARIRLAAPPARDRAKTW; from the coding sequence GTGATCGTCCGCGACGTCATCCTCCGAGACGGATCCGCCCTCCGGCTGCGCTCACCGCGGCCGGAGGACGAGGAGGCGATCCGGGCGTTCTTCGAGGCGCTGACGTTCGAGAGCCGGTACCTGCGCTTCCACGGCGCCGGCCGGTCGGACCTCATCTCGCGCGACTACGCCAACGCGGACGGCGACGCGCGCGTGCCGCTGCTGGCGCACCTGGGCGACCGCGTCGTCGCGGTCGCCGGCTACGACCGGCTCAACGAGCCCGACGCGGCCGAGGTCGCCTTCGCCGTCTCCGAGGACCAGCAGGGCCGCGGGCTGGCGACGAGCATGTTGCAGCAGTTGGCCGACGTCGCCGCGACGCGCGGGATCACGCGGTTCGACGCCGAGGTGATGGGCGAGAACCGGCCGATGCTGCACGTCTTCGGCAACGCCGGCTTCGGCGTGCGGCGCGGCTCGACCGGCGGGATCGTGCACCTCGCGCTGGACCTGCGACCGACCGTGACGCTGGCCGAGCGGATCGACGACCGGACGCACGCGGCGACGGTCGCGTCGCTGCGGGCGCTGCTGTCTCCGGCGTCGATCGCGGTCGTCGGCGCGTCGGCGCGCGAGGGGTCGGTCGGCGGCGCGATCTTCCGCGGCATCGTCGAAGGCGGCTACCGCGGGGTGGCGACGCCGGTGCACCCGGATCGCGGCGTCGTCGGCTCGACGCGCGCGGTGGCGTCGCTGGGGGACCTGGAGGAGCCGGCCGAGCTGGCGGTCGTCGCCGTGGCGGCGGGCGAGGTGCTCGGGGTCGCGCGCGAGGCGGCCGCGGCCGGCGTTCGGGCGTTGTTGGTGGTGTCGACCGGCTTCGCCGACACCGACGAGCCGGAGGGCGTGGCCCGCGAGGAGGCCCTGCTGGCCGAGGTGCGCGCGCACGGGCTGCGGCTGGTCGGGCCCAACGCGCTGGGCGTCGTCAACACGGACCCGTCGCTGCGCCTCCAGGCGCTGATCGGGCGCGTGCCGCTGCGCGCCGGCGGGCTGGGGCTGTCGTCGCAGTCGGGCGCGCTGGGCCTGGCGCTGCTGGGCCACGCGGCCGCACGGCGGATGGGCGTGTCGTCGTTCCTGGCGCTCGGCAACCGCGCCGACGTCTCGACCAACGACGTCTTGGAGCACTTCGCCGACGACGACCGCACGACGGTCGTCGCCTTCTACGTCGAGTCGTTCGGCAACCCGCGGCGGTTCTCGCAGGTGGCGCGGCGCGTGTCGCGCCGGAAGCCGATCCTGGCGGTGAAGGGCTCGCGCCCGCGCGACGACGGCGCCGCGCCCGGCCGGCTGCGGATCGCCAACGCGCTGACCGACGCCGCGCTGACCGAGGCGCTGTTCGCGCAGGCCGGCGTGCTGCGCGTCGAGTCCACGCAGACGCTCTTCGACGCCGCCGAGCTGCTGGAGCGCCAGCCGCTGCCGGCCGGCCGCTGCCTCGGCATCGTGACCAACAGCGGTGGCCTCGGGACCGTCGCCGCCGACGCCGCGGCCGCCCGCGGCCTGTCGCTGGCCAAGGTGGCGGACACGACGCGCGAGCGCCTCGCCGCCGCGCTGCCCCACGCCGACCGGCTCGGCAACCCGATCGACCTCGGCGTCCGCGCCGGCACCGCCGACGAGCGCCTCGCCGTCGAAGCCCTGCTCGACGACGACGGCGTCGACGCCGTCCTGGTCGTCCACGTCGGCCTCGGCGGCGACGACCCGGAGGAGCGCTTGGCCGCCCTGGAGGACGCCGTCGCCGGGGGCGAGGCGAAGAAGCCCGTGGTCGCCTGCGTCGTCGGCGGCGACGGCCGGCTGCCGGAGCGCGAGACGCGGCGCGTGCCCAACTACCGCTTCCCGGAGGCCGCGGTGCGTGCGCTGGCGATCGCGGCCGACCGGCGGGCCTGGCTCGGCCGGCGGCTCGGCCAGAGCCCGGCGCTGGACGGCTTCGACGCGGCCGCGGCCCAGGAGGTCGCGGCGCGGGCGGGCGAGGGCTGGCTCGACGGCGACGGCACGGTCGCGCTGCTGGCCGCCGCCGGCCTGACGCTGGCCGAGCCCGGTGGCGAGGAGACGGCGGTCGCGGTCCTGATCGGCGCGGTCAACGACGCCGAGTTCGGCCCGGTCGTCGGCGTCGCGCCCGGCGGCGGGCTCGGCTGGGCCGGGCCGATCCCGGGCGACGCGGCGTTCCGGCTCGCGCCGCTGACCGACGTCGACGCCGAGGAGCTCGTCGAGCGCCCGCCGGCCGTGCGCGCGGCGCTCGCGGCCGATACCTACGACATGGCGGCGCTGCGCGACGTCATCCTGCGCCTGGGCGCGCTCGCCGACGCGGTCCCGGAGCTGGCCGAGGCCGAGCTCGACCCGGTGCTGGTCTCCGCCGCCGGCGTCACGCTCGGCGGCGCCCGCATCCGGCTCGCCGCGCCGCCGGCGCGCGATCGGGCCAAGACCTGGTGA
- the acs gene encoding acetate--CoA ligase translates to MFVASLRTTAAIATVFALLTLTFFALGIGNAGAHENIVHLGGGIGLATAAAAWYASFAAVTNSTFKRTVLPVTAPQLARTDTMAGTTTDLERQLADLLEQKRFEPPEAFKANALIKDLSVHEEAAKDPVAWWREQANALHWFEAPQATLNDDNPPFYKWFEGGKVNASYNCLDRHVEAGLGDRVAFKWRGEEGESRDVTYGWLLEQTQRAANALKDSGVEAGDVVGIFLPMIPEVVVAMLACARIGAPHNVVFGGFSAESVKERMEFSEAKALITVDGARRKGKAAPVKKTVDEVGMPVQTTFVVKHTGLDDCPMGDGDVWWHEALEAADAECPAAELDAEHPLFILYSSGSTAKPKGIQHTTGGYLTHVAWTHKHVFDLKPESDVYWCSADVGWITGHSYIVYGPLLNAATSVMYEGAPDYPHKGIWWELAEKTETTIFYTAPTAIRACIKWGTEHVDKADLSKLRLLGSVGEPINPKAWLWYWKVVGGGNCPVVDTWWQTETGGIMITTLPGAQSMKPGIAGTPLPGVVAAVLDEEGNEVSRDTQGLLSLSKPWPGMLRTLYGDDDRYISTYWDKWGPETYLVGDASKQDEEGYISVIGRVDDVLNVSGHRMSTAEIESAIVSHGKVAEAAVIGATDEDTGQSVAAFVTLEGDIEGTDELVAEIREHVAVRIGKLARPKRIIWADDLPKTRSGKIMRRLLKDIAEGRELGDVTTLRDPDVMSQLQGKIRERQATGEE, encoded by the coding sequence ATGTTCGTGGCGTCGCTGCGGACGACGGCGGCGATCGCCACGGTCTTCGCCCTGCTGACGCTGACGTTCTTCGCGCTCGGCATCGGCAACGCGGGCGCGCACGAGAACATCGTGCACCTGGGTGGGGGGATCGGCCTGGCGACGGCGGCAGCCGCGTGGTATGCCTCGTTCGCGGCGGTGACGAACTCGACGTTCAAGCGCACCGTCCTCCCCGTCACAGCCCCTCAGCTAGCAAGGACCGACACCATGGCCGGCACCACGACCGATCTCGAGCGGCAGCTCGCCGACCTCCTCGAGCAGAAGCGCTTCGAGCCGCCGGAGGCGTTCAAGGCCAATGCCTTGATCAAGGACCTCTCGGTGCACGAGGAGGCGGCGAAGGATCCGGTGGCGTGGTGGCGCGAGCAGGCCAACGCGCTGCACTGGTTCGAAGCGCCGCAGGCCACGCTGAACGACGACAACCCGCCGTTCTACAAGTGGTTCGAGGGCGGCAAGGTCAACGCCTCCTACAACTGCCTGGACCGACATGTAGAAGCTGGTCTGGGCGACCGCGTCGCGTTCAAGTGGCGCGGGGAGGAGGGCGAGTCGCGTGACGTCACCTACGGGTGGCTGCTGGAGCAGACGCAGCGGGCGGCCAACGCGCTGAAGGACTCCGGCGTCGAGGCTGGGGACGTCGTCGGGATCTTCCTGCCGATGATCCCGGAGGTCGTCGTCGCGATGCTGGCGTGCGCGCGGATCGGCGCGCCGCACAACGTGGTCTTCGGCGGGTTCAGCGCCGAGTCGGTCAAGGAGCGCATGGAGTTCTCCGAGGCCAAGGCGCTGATCACCGTCGACGGCGCGCGGCGCAAGGGCAAGGCCGCGCCGGTCAAGAAGACGGTCGACGAGGTCGGGATGCCGGTCCAGACCACGTTCGTCGTCAAGCACACCGGGCTCGACGACTGCCCGATGGGCGACGGCGACGTCTGGTGGCACGAGGCGCTGGAGGCGGCGGACGCGGAGTGCCCGGCCGCCGAGCTGGACGCCGAGCATCCGCTGTTCATCCTGTACTCGAGCGGCTCGACGGCCAAGCCGAAGGGCATCCAGCACACGACGGGCGGCTACCTGACGCACGTCGCCTGGACGCACAAGCACGTCTTCGACCTCAAGCCCGAGAGCGACGTGTACTGGTGCAGCGCCGACGTCGGCTGGATCACCGGGCACTCCTACATCGTCTACGGGCCGCTGCTGAACGCGGCGACGTCGGTGATGTACGAGGGCGCGCCCGACTACCCGCACAAGGGCATCTGGTGGGAGCTGGCCGAGAAGACCGAGACCACCATCTTCTACACCGCGCCCACCGCGATCCGCGCGTGCATCAAGTGGGGGACCGAGCACGTCGACAAGGCCGACCTGTCCAAGCTGCGGCTGCTGGGCAGCGTGGGCGAGCCGATCAACCCGAAGGCGTGGCTCTGGTACTGGAAGGTCGTCGGCGGCGGCAACTGCCCGGTCGTCGACACGTGGTGGCAGACCGAGACCGGCGGGATCATGATCACCACCCTGCCGGGCGCCCAGTCGATGAAGCCGGGGATCGCCGGGACGCCGCTGCCGGGCGTCGTGGCCGCCGTCCTCGACGAGGAGGGCAACGAGGTCTCGCGCGACACGCAGGGCTTGTTGTCGTTGTCGAAGCCGTGGCCCGGGATGCTGCGCACGCTCTACGGCGACGACGACCGCTACATCTCGACCTACTGGGACAAGTGGGGCCCGGAGACGTATCTCGTGGGCGACGCGTCCAAGCAGGACGAGGAGGGCTACATCAGCGTCATCGGGCGCGTCGACGACGTGCTCAACGTCAGCGGCCACCGGATGTCGACGGCCGAGATCGAGTCCGCGATCGTCTCGCACGGCAAGGTCGCCGAGGCCGCCGTCATCGGCGCGACCGACGAGGACACGGGCCAGAGCGTCGCCGCGTTCGTCACGCTCGAGGGCGACATCGAAGGCACCGACGAGCTGGTCGCCGAGATCCGCGAGCACGTCGCGGTCCGCATCGGCAAGCTCGCGCGGCCCAAGCGCATCATCTGGGCCGACGACCTCCCGAAGACCCGCTCCGGCAAGATCATGCGCCGGTTGTTGAAGGACATCGCCGAGGGCCGCGAGCTCGGCGACGTCACGACCCTGCGCGACCCGGACGTCATGTCCCAGCTGCAGGGCAAGATCAGGGAGCGCCAGGCCACCGGCGAGGAATGA
- a CDS encoding acyl-CoA synthetase, giving the protein MGRYDELREQHTWNVPERYNIAQDVCDKHPRDKLAMVWERFDGERRDLNWGELQDLANQAAHVLRDHGVDSGERVAVVLPPTPETAAVFFGAWKCGAILLSMSVLYGDDGIAHRLDDSRPRVLITDAANADRFRRHVGTTVGELLVVDEGDGLLTGAPTDHVAADTSADDPAQLYYTSGTTGLAKGIVHAHRYLLAHEEFLYCHEVQDGERFHGMGEWAWAAGIAPLLGPWRLGAVQVVLQREGGFAPAQQLDFLSRHAVTNVFTTPTAMRSMMAIEDAGTKYPNTFRRVCSAGEPLNPEAIRWFREQYGLTVLDYYGLTESYPLVANYPFQEVREGSMGLPMPGWDVRILDEDENEVARGERGEICLRARSNPHYPLGYWNNDEAAQEAFGGDWFHTKDAATQDDDGYVWYAGRADDVIIAAGYRIGPFEVESACIEHPAVREAAAVASPDERRGSVVKAFIVLAEGREPSDALADEIKAFVRDRLSAYAYPRRVEFVADLPKTLTGKIRRIELREREAKAAKAG; this is encoded by the coding sequence ATGGGTCGCTACGACGAGCTCCGCGAGCAGCACACCTGGAACGTCCCCGAGCGCTACAACATCGCTCAGGACGTCTGCGACAAGCATCCGCGCGACAAGCTCGCGATGGTGTGGGAGCGCTTCGACGGCGAGCGGCGGGACCTGAATTGGGGCGAGCTGCAGGACCTCGCCAACCAGGCGGCGCACGTCCTGCGGGACCATGGGGTCGACTCGGGCGAGCGCGTCGCGGTCGTGCTCCCGCCGACGCCGGAGACGGCCGCGGTCTTCTTCGGCGCCTGGAAGTGCGGCGCGATCCTGCTGTCGATGTCGGTGCTCTACGGCGACGACGGCATCGCGCACCGCCTCGACGACTCGCGGCCGCGCGTCCTGATCACCGACGCGGCCAACGCCGACCGCTTCCGCCGGCACGTCGGGACGACGGTCGGCGAGCTGCTGGTCGTCGACGAGGGCGACGGCCTGCTGACCGGCGCGCCCACCGACCACGTCGCCGCCGACACGTCGGCCGACGACCCCGCCCAGCTCTACTACACGAGCGGCACGACCGGCCTGGCGAAGGGCATCGTCCACGCCCACCGCTACCTGCTCGCCCACGAGGAGTTCCTCTACTGCCACGAGGTGCAGGACGGCGAGCGCTTCCACGGCATGGGCGAGTGGGCGTGGGCCGCGGGCATCGCGCCGCTGCTGGGCCCGTGGCGCCTCGGCGCGGTCCAGGTCGTCCTCCAGCGCGAGGGCGGCTTCGCGCCGGCCCAGCAGCTGGACTTCCTGAGCCGCCACGCCGTCACCAACGTCTTCACGACGCCGACCGCGATGCGCTCGATGATGGCCATCGAGGACGCCGGGACCAAGTACCCCAACACGTTCCGCCGCGTCTGCTCGGCCGGCGAGCCGTTGAACCCCGAGGCGATCCGCTGGTTCCGCGAGCAGTACGGCCTGACCGTCCTCGACTACTACGGGTTGACCGAGTCCTACCCCTTGGTCGCCAACTACCCGTTCCAGGAGGTGCGCGAGGGGTCGATGGGCCTGCCGATGCCCGGCTGGGACGTCCGGATCCTCGACGAGGACGAGAACGAGGTCGCGCGCGGCGAGCGCGGCGAGATCTGCCTGCGCGCGCGGTCCAACCCGCACTACCCGCTCGGGTACTGGAACAACGACGAGGCGGCGCAGGAGGCCTTCGGCGGCGACTGGTTCCACACCAAGGACGCCGCGACCCAGGACGACGACGGCTACGTCTGGTACGCCGGCCGCGCCGACGACGTGATCATCGCCGCCGGCTACCGCATCGGCCCGTTCGAGGTCGAGTCCGCCTGCATCGAGCATCCGGCGGTGCGCGAGGCCGCGGCGGTGGCCTCGCCCGACGAGCGCCGCGGCTCGGTGGTCAAGGCCTTCATCGTGCTCGCCGAGGGTCGCGAGCCGTCCGACGCCCTCGCCGACGAGATCAAGGCCTTCGTCCGCGACCGCCTCTCGGCCTACGCCTACCCGCGCCGCGTCGAGTTCGTGGCCGATCTGCCCAAGACGCTCACAGGCAAGATCCGTCGCATCGAGCTGCGCGAGCGGGAGGCAAAGGCGGCCAAGGCGGGCTAG